One Bosea sp. 124 genomic window, ACTGGCGAAGGCGGTCGACCGCGACAAGATCGTGATCGAGCCGGTGACCGGCGAGGAGGAGCGCCGCCCGGCCAAACCCTTCGCCGAGAAGGCGAGCCATGCGCCGGCGGCCCATGCGAAGCCGGAGCGTGCCCCGCGCCCCGAGCGCGATGGTGCGGAGCAGCGCGATGCCCGCCCGCCTGCGCGAGCCTTTGAGAAGAAGCCCTACGAGAAGAAGGCCTACGAGCGGAAGCCTTACGAGGGCGGCGAGAAGAAGCCCTACGAGGGCAAGAAGAAGGCTTACGAGGGGAAGTCCAAGCCCTTCGCCGCCGCCAAGTCCTACGACCCTGTGCGCAGCGACCGGGATCTGTCCGATCCGAACGTCTCGTTCAGAGGCGGCCCCAAGCCATCCGCTGACAAACCGTATGGCGAGAAGAAGCCGTATGCGGGAGGGCCGAAGCCTTTCGGCGCAGGCAAGTCGGGAGGCGACAAGCCTTTCGCGGGCAAGCCTTTCGCAGGAAAGCCAGCAGCGCGCGATGGCGATAGCCGCCCTGCGGGCAAGCCCTTCAAGGGCAAGAAGCCGCGCCGCGACGATCGGGGTTGATCGTCAGGCACGGCGTCTTGAACGTCTTCAGCAGTCCTAGATTTCTCAGCGCAGGCCGAGGAAGGACAGGATCGCCAGAACCACGACGACCAAGCCGACAAGATAAATGATGCTGTTCATTGGAATAGCCCCCGCTATGTGGGCGGGCCTTTCGGCCCGTTTGCAATTGAGTGACGTTGCTAACGTCAAGGGAACCGCGCTTGCCGGCGAATGTTCCCTGATGCCGCGCCGCCGTCCCGGGGGGCTTTGCCAGTCTCAGCCGTCGACGACCTTGCGGTAGAGATGCCAGGTCGCGTGGCCCAGCACGGGCATGACGACGATCAGCCCGACCAGCATCGGCAGGCAGCCCAGCACCAGCAGCCCGGTCACCATCAGGCCCCAGATCATCATCACGCTCGGATTGTGCTCGACCGCCGCGATCGAGGTCCGCACCGCCGTCTGGACATCGACCCGCCGGTCGATGATGTGCGGGAAGGCGACGACCGAGATCGAGAAGGCCAGGATCGCGAAGAGCAGGCCGACGGAATTGCCGACGATGACCATGACCCAGCCGTCGAAGGTGGTGAAGGCGGCGCGCAGGAAGTCGACGGTCGAGACATCGGCGGGCAGGGCGAGCAGGCTGCGATAGATGAACCAGGCGCAGAACAGCCAGGCGAGGAACAGCCCGGTCAGCATCGCGCCGAGCAGGGCGATCTGCCCGATCGAGGGCGAGCGCAGCACGGCGAAGGCGTGCTCCCAGGACGTATCGAGTTGGCGCTCACGGCGGCGGCTGATCTCATAGAGGCCGATGGCGGCGAAGGGGCCAAGCAGCGCAAAGCCGCCGAGCAGCGGGAAGAGAAGCGGGAAGATGTTGTAGCTCACGGTCAGATGGGCGAGCAGCACGCCCGCGATCGGATAGATCAGGGCGATGAAGGCGAGATGGCTCGGCTGTGCCTTGAAATCCTCCCAGCCGAGCGCGAGCACATCGCGCAGATCGCGGGTGGTGATAGTACGGATGCGCGGCAGCGCGGGGACTCGCGTCAGGTCGTCGAGCCTGCTGTCGATGTTGGCCATGGCGTTTCTCCCGGTTGCGGCCCGGTGCGCTTCGCCCTTGACGCGATCCTTGGGTCAACGGCCGAAAGGCGTCGAGCTTCCAATTCCCAGCGGGCCGATTATAGCGGCGAAATCACGGTTTGTCGCATGGGCGCAAACACGAGTGCGGGATCGCCGCGGCGAAGCCTGTGCTCCCGCCCTTTCTCGGGCTCCTGCCCTTTTTCGACATCGCCTTCTCGCCTAATGAAGGGCCATGAGCGAGTCCGATCCGATCCCCGTCGCCGACCTGACACCCCGCCAGGCCAAGGTCGAACACAAGCGTCTCGCGGCCACGGTCGAGGCGGCCGACATCGCCTATCACCAGAACGACGCACCGACGATGGACGATGCCAGCTATGACGCGCTGCGGCGCCGGCTGGTCGCGATCGAGGAGGTTTTTCCGGAGTTGAAGTCGGCCGCCTCCGTCAGCGGCAAGGTCGGTGCCCGGCCTGCGGGCAAGTTCGCCAAGATCCGCCATCGCGTGCCGATGCTGTCGCTCGACAATGCCTTCTCCGACGAGGCGGTGGCGGAGTTCGCCCAGCGGGTGCATCGCTTCCTCGGCCGCAAGGAGGACGAGGCCATCGCCTTTACCGCCGAGCCCAAGATCGACGGTCTGTCGCTATCGCTGCGCTACGAGAAGGGCGAGCTCGTTTCGGCTGCGACGCGTGGGGATGGCGAAGAGGGCGAGGACGTCACGGTCAATGCCCGCACCATCTCCGAGATTCCGAAGACGCTTGCGGGGGGGGATGTGCCCGAAATCGCCGAGGTGCGCGGCGAGGTCTATCTGGGACATGCCGATTTCGCGGGGATCAACGAGCGCCAGCGCGAGAAGGGGCTTCCCGAATTCGCCAATCCGCGCAATGCGGCCGCGGGATCGCTGCGCCAGCTCGACGCCTCGATCACAGCCGCCCGGCCCTTGCGCTTCTTCGCCTATGCCTGGGGCGAGATGCCGGTGCTGCCGGCGCAGACCCAGTCGGGCGTGGTCGAAGCCTTCGGGCGCTGGGGCTTCCGGACCAACCCGTTGATGAAGCGCTGCGAAAGCGTCGACGAGCTGATCGCGCAATACCGGCTGATCGAGAGCCAGCGCGCCTCGCTCGGCTACGACATCGACGGCGTGGTCTACAAGGTCGACGATCTGGCGCTCCAGGGCAGGCTCGGCTTCGTCTCGCGCGCGCCGCGCTGGGCGATCGCGCACAAGTTCCCGGCAGAACTCGCGACCACCGTGCTCGAGGCGATCGAGATCCAGGTTGGACGCACCGGCGCGCTCTCGCCCGTGGCGCGGCTGCGGCCGGTGACGGTCGGCGGCGTCGTCGTGACCAATGCGACGCTGCACAACGAGGATTATATCCGCGGCTTCGATTCAAAGGGCGAGCGCATCCGCGACGGCGAGCCGCCGGACATCCGCGTCGGCGACACGGTGACGGTGAAGCGCGCCGGTGACGTGATCCCGCGCGTCGCGGCGGTCGATCTGGGCAAGCGCCCGGCGGACGCGAAGCCTTACGCGTTCCCGGCGCTGTGCCCGGCCTGCGGCAGCCATGCGACGCGCGAGATGAATCCACGCTCCGGCAAGGAGGATGCGGTGCGGCGCTGCACCGGTGGGCTGATCTGCCCGGCGCAGGCGGTCGAGCGGCTGAAGCATTTCGTCTCGCGCGATGCGCTCGACATCGACGGCCTCGGCGACAAGCAGATCGAGTTCTTCCACGCCGATCCCGACTTGCCCGTGAAGGAGCCGGCCGATATCTTCACGCTCGCCGTCCGCGACGCGGCGAACTTCAAGAAGCTCAAGGACAAGGAAGGCTTCGGAACCGTCAGCGCGAAGAAGCTGTTCGATGCAATCGAGGACAGGCGGACGCCGCCGCTCAACCGCTTCATCTTCGGGCTCGGCATCCGCCATATCGGCGAGACCAATGCAAGGCTGCTGGCGCGCCATTACGGTTCGTTCGAGGCGCTGCGCAGCGCCGGCATCACTGCTGCGGATCCGACTTCGCCCGAGCGGCAGGAACTCGACGCGATCGACGGGGTCGGTCCCACCGTGGTCGAGGCGCTGACCGATTTCTTCGGCGAACCGCATAATGAGGATCTGCTCGACCGGCTCTTGGCGCAGGTCACACCGCAGCCGCTGGAGGCCGTGGCCTCGGCAAGCCCGGTCGCCGGCAAGATCGTGGTCTTCACCGGCGCGCTGGAGCGCATGACGCGCGACGAGGCCAAGGCAATGGCCGAGCGGCTGGGCGCCAAGGTCGCGGGTTCGGTCTCCTCCAAGACCGACCTGCTCGTGGCGGGGCCTGGCGCCGGATCGAAGCTCAAGGACGCGCAGAAGCACGGTGTCGAGGTGATCGACGAGGCTGGCTGGTTCGAGCTGGTCGGGGCGTAGGCGGCTGGCGGCATTCCCGAGCGGAGCAAAGCCGCGTCGCGGGAAACTCGCGCGCCCGAGGCCCGAGGCCCTGCCGTTCGTTGATGTTAGGGTCGAGCCGGAGCCTGACGCGCATCGGGCGGCGTTGATCGACGCCATCACTTTTCTTCAAGACAGGCGAAGCGCGATCCAGTCTAACCTCGCATCATGGACAGCGTCAGCCAGAGCAAGACATTGGGGATCAGGCCGCTGGGAAGCGGCGAGCGGGCGGAGCTTTTTCTCGCCCGGCATTTCGACAGCCTGGAATGCCTGAGCGCGACCTTCGCCACCCATGCCTACGCTCCCCATGCCCACGACACCTATGTCGTCGGTACGATCGAGACCGGCTGCGAGGCCTGGACGGTGCGGGGCGAGCGGCACTACGGCGGTTCCGGTGACCTGACGTTCATCAATCCGCTCGATGTGCATGACGGCGAGCCTGTCGGCGAAGGCTACAGCTACCGCATGACCTATCCCGCAGTCGCGCTGATGCAGGAGATCGCCTCGTCATTGGCCGGCTGGAACGGCGGCCGGACGCCATTCTTTCCCCGCGCCTGCGTGCATGATCCGGAGGGTGCGGCTTTGCTGTCGCGCGCTCACCGCGCCATGGAAGCCGGGCGGAGTGGGGCGGGGAGGGAGGCTCTGGGTGGCGAGGAGCTTCTCCTGCGCGCCTATGCCTATTGCCTCGTGCGGCATGCCGGGGTGGCTGCCGGTGCCATCGGTTCCGAGGCCGGGCCGATCGCTCATGCGCAGGCGCTGATGGAGGCGCGTCATGACGAGGAGCTCTCGCTGGCGGAGATCGCAGGCTCGGTCGGTCTGCCGCGCCATCACCTGATCCGTGCCTTCCGGCGCGAGACCGGGCTGACGCCGCATGCTTGGCTGGTCGATGTCCGGGTGCGGCGGGCGCGGGACCGGCTGCGCCGCGGCGAGGCCCCGGGCGATGTCGCCGCTGCGACCGGGTTCTGCGACCAGGCGCATCTGACGCGGGCGTTCAAGGCGAGGCTCGGCGTGACGCCGGGCGCCTTCCGCGCCGCCCATCTCTCCTGAAGGCTACTCTGCGATGTCCAGGATGCGGGACGATATCCTGCGTGGCTTCGGCGACATCTGGCCGGCCATGCTGGCGGCGGTGCCGATCGGCCTGCTGTTCGGTGCGCTCGCCGCAGGCAAGGGGCTCTCGCCGCTCGAGGTCACGGTCATGGGCGCGCTCGTCTTTGCGGGCGGGGCCCAGTTCGCGGCCGTCGAGCTCTGGGCGACGCCGGCGCCGATCGGTGCGCTCGTGTTCTCGACGCTGCTGATCAATGCGCGGCATGTGCTGATGAGCGCATCGCTCGCTCCCAAGCTTCAAGGCTTTTCGGGCTGGCAGAAACTCGGAGGCCTCTACTTCATGGCAGACGAGAACTGGGCTCTGGCCGAGAAGCGGGCGCGGACGCACGCGCTGACGCCGGCCTACTGGTTCGGGATGCTGATCCCCTTCGTCGCCTGCTGGATCGCGACCTCGACGCTGGGCGCCGTCGTGGGCGCGGCGCTCGGGGATCCACGCCGCTTCGGCGCCGATTTCGCCTTCACCGCCCTGTTCATCGCGCTCGTCGCGGCGTTCTGGAAGGGGCGCGTGACCTTCTGGACGGTCGCCGCCTCCGGGATCGCCTCGGCGCTGGCCTATCGCCTCGTCGGCCCGCCCTGGCATGTGCTGGCCGGCGCGCTTTGCGGGCTGGCGGCCGCCTGGATTGCGGCGGGCGGTGGTGCTGGAGCGGAGCCGGACCCCGCGGCATCGGAACCGGCCCGGTCATGACGCTCGATCCCCACACGCTGCTCGCCATCCTTGGCATGGCGGTAGCGACCTATGCCACCCGGATCGCGGGCCTGGCACTGGCGGGACGGCTCGACCTGTCGCCGCGCGCGCAGGCCGCGTTCGACGCGATCCCTCCGGCCGTGCTGATCGCGGTCATTGCTCCGAGCGCGCTGGCGACCGGCTGGGCCGAGACGGCGGCGGCTGCCGTTGCGGCGGTTGCCGCGACACGGCTGCCGCTGCTGGGCGTGGTCGCTATCGGCGTTGCGGCCGTGGTGGGGCTCAGGGCGCTGATCTGACGCGCGCTCGCGCTCCCTCCTGCGTCAGATCATGCCGCCGAGCCAGCACCACAGACCCGCTGCCATAAAGGCGAAGGCGACGAGGAACATATGGGCATCGCGTGGCAGGTCTCGCATCCGGGATCTCCTGTTCGGGAGCCCGTGCATAATCTTTGCCATGTGACAGGTGCGCGACGAGAAGTTGATAATCGATCTGGCATTCCCTGTGTGCATGGTGACTCTTCAAGGCAGATGGCGCCGTGAAGGCCTCAGAGCGGCAGGCAGGCCTGCTCCAGCCAGGCCCGGGCCTCGCCCTCGACCAGCGTTGCGAGATGGCTCCAGACCCTGGCGTGATAGGCGTCGATCCAGGCGATCTCGCCGTCGTCGAGCAGGTTCGCGTCGATCAGTGCACGCTCGTAGGGGCACCAGGTGATGGTCTCGAAGCCGTAGATGGTGCGGTCGCCGCCGGGGATGACGCGCTCCTCGACGACGATCAGGTTTTCGATGCGGATGCCGTACTCGCCCTGCTTGTAGTAGCCGGGCTCGTTGGAGAGGATCATGCCGGGTTCCAGCGGCGTGGTGCCGAGCTTCGAAATCCGCTGCGGCCCCTCATGCACGGACAGATAGCTGCCGACGCCGTGGCCGGTGCCGTGGTCGAAGTCGAGGCCGGCCTGCCAGAGCGGCAGCCGCGCCAGCGCATCGAGCTGGGCGCCCGACGTACCCTTGACGAAGACGGCGCGCGAGATCGCGATGTGACCCTTGAGTACGCGGGTGTAGCGGTCCCGCATCTCGTCGCTGGGCTCGCCTATGGCCATGGTGCGGGTGATGTCGGTCGTGCCGTCCTCGTATTGCCCACCGGAGTCGACCAGGAAAATACCGGGCTCAACCTTGCGATTGCTGGCTTCGGTGACGCGATAATGTGGCAGCGCCGCATTGGGACCCGCACCCGCAATGGTGGTGAAGGAGACGTCCCTGAGCAGGCCGGTCTTCGCCCGCTCGGCCTCCAGCGCGGCGACCGTGTCGATCTCGGTGAGCTGCCCGCCCGGCGCCTCGCGCGTCAGCCAGGTCAGGAAGCGCACCATCGCGGCGCCATCGCGCAGATGGGCGGCGCGGGTGCCCCTCAGCTCCGCCTCGTTCTTGCGGGCCTTCATCAGCGCGATCGGGTCCGCGCCGGCTTCAGGGGTGCCGCCTGCGTCGCGGATCAGCGTCGCCAGCGCGGCGGCGGCGGTGGTCGAGT contains:
- the ligA gene encoding NAD-dependent DNA ligase LigA, yielding MSESDPIPVADLTPRQAKVEHKRLAATVEAADIAYHQNDAPTMDDASYDALRRRLVAIEEVFPELKSAASVSGKVGARPAGKFAKIRHRVPMLSLDNAFSDEAVAEFAQRVHRFLGRKEDEAIAFTAEPKIDGLSLSLRYEKGELVSAATRGDGEEGEDVTVNARTISEIPKTLAGGDVPEIAEVRGEVYLGHADFAGINERQREKGLPEFANPRNAAAGSLRQLDASITAARPLRFFAYAWGEMPVLPAQTQSGVVEAFGRWGFRTNPLMKRCESVDELIAQYRLIESQRASLGYDIDGVVYKVDDLALQGRLGFVSRAPRWAIAHKFPAELATTVLEAIEIQVGRTGALSPVARLRPVTVGGVVVTNATLHNEDYIRGFDSKGERIRDGEPPDIRVGDTVTVKRAGDVIPRVAAVDLGKRPADAKPYAFPALCPACGSHATREMNPRSGKEDAVRRCTGGLICPAQAVERLKHFVSRDALDIDGLGDKQIEFFHADPDLPVKEPADIFTLAVRDAANFKKLKDKEGFGTVSAKKLFDAIEDRRTPPLNRFIFGLGIRHIGETNARLLARHYGSFEALRSAGITAADPTSPERQELDAIDGVGPTVVEALTDFFGEPHNEDLLDRLLAQVTPQPLEAVASASPVAGKIVVFTGALERMTRDEAKAMAERLGAKVAGSVSSKTDLLVAGPGAGSKLKDAQKHGVEVIDEAGWFELVGA
- a CDS encoding aminopeptidase P family protein, whose protein sequence is MPQSPALAQPACRFQTFSEPSDPAEVAPRIAALRMALAQQGLAGFIVPRADEHQGEYVPAHMARLAWLTGFTGSAGNAVVLADKAALIVDGRYTIQSAEQTDTTVVTPTRMEDTPLDRWIETNLPSGGRLGYDPWLHTVDAVARLEKAAAAAGGTLVAVSRNPIDALWADRPAPPSAPVKAHRADFTGEDAASKLDRIQDALGKAKVDALLISDPHALAWTFNIRGGDVEHTPLPLGYAIVPREGRPTVFLALEKITNEAGDAIGAVGEIAPPAALATQLAALGAAGARVRLDSTTAAAALATLIRDAGGTPEAGADPIALMKARKNEAELRGTRAAHLRDGAAMVRFLTWLTREAPGGQLTEIDTVAALEAERAKTGLLRDVSFTTIAGAGPNAALPHYRVTEASNRKVEPGIFLVDSGGQYEDGTTDITRTMAIGEPSDEMRDRYTRVLKGHIAISRAVFVKGTSGAQLDALARLPLWQAGLDFDHGTGHGVGSYLSVHEGPQRISKLGTTPLEPGMILSNEPGYYKQGEYGIRIENLIVVEERVIPGGDRTIYGFETITWCPYERALIDANLLDDGEIAWIDAYHARVWSHLATLVEGEARAWLEQACLPL
- a CDS encoding AzlC family ABC transporter permease; protein product: MSRMRDDILRGFGDIWPAMLAAVPIGLLFGALAAGKGLSPLEVTVMGALVFAGGAQFAAVELWATPAPIGALVFSTLLINARHVLMSASLAPKLQGFSGWQKLGGLYFMADENWALAEKRARTHALTPAYWFGMLIPFVACWIATSTLGAVVGAALGDPRRFGADFAFTALFIALVAAFWKGRVTFWTVAASGIASALAYRLVGPPWHVLAGALCGLAAAWIAAGGGAGAEPDPAASEPARS
- a CDS encoding AraC family transcriptional regulator; the protein is MDSVSQSKTLGIRPLGSGERAELFLARHFDSLECLSATFATHAYAPHAHDTYVVGTIETGCEAWTVRGERHYGGSGDLTFINPLDVHDGEPVGEGYSYRMTYPAVALMQEIASSLAGWNGGRTPFFPRACVHDPEGAALLSRAHRAMEAGRSGAGREALGGEELLLRAYAYCLVRHAGVAAGAIGSEAGPIAHAQALMEARHDEELSLAEIAGSVGLPRHHLIRAFRRETGLTPHAWLVDVRVRRARDRLRRGEAPGDVAAATGFCDQAHLTRAFKARLGVTPGAFRAAHLS
- a CDS encoding DUF2189 domain-containing protein; its protein translation is MANIDSRLDDLTRVPALPRIRTITTRDLRDVLALGWEDFKAQPSHLAFIALIYPIAGVLLAHLTVSYNIFPLLFPLLGGFALLGPFAAIGLYEISRRRERQLDTSWEHAFAVLRSPSIGQIALLGAMLTGLFLAWLFCAWFIYRSLLALPADVSTVDFLRAAFTTFDGWVMVIVGNSVGLLFAILAFSISVVAFPHIIDRRVDVQTAVRTSIAAVEHNPSVMMIWGLMVTGLLVLGCLPMLVGLIVVMPVLGHATWHLYRKVVDG
- a CDS encoding AzlD domain-containing protein, with protein sequence MTLDPHTLLAILGMAVATYATRIAGLALAGRLDLSPRAQAAFDAIPPAVLIAVIAPSALATGWAETAAAAVAAVAATRLPLLGVVAIGVAAVVGLRALI